Within the Arthrobacter sp. V1I7 genome, the region CCGGCCCTGCTGGCGGACAAGGTTGCCACCCGGATCTTTGCCAAGGACCCCACGCTCTGGGGTCCCGACGCCGAAGCGGAGGCTTCCGTCCGGCTCGGTTGGGTTGAGGCTGCCACGGTCTCGCAGCCGCTCGTTGCGGACATCCTGACGCTGCGCGACGCCCTCCGTTCCGAGGGCGTCCACCGGATTGTCCTGTGCGGTATGGGCGGATCCTCGCTGGCCCCCGAGGTGATTGCCGGGACCGCCGGCGTGGAGCTGACCGTGCTGGACAGCACCGACCCCGATCAGGTCGCGGCCGCGCTGGCGGACCGGCTGACCGAAACCGCGATCGTGGTGTCCTCGAAGTCCGGCTCCACCCTGGAGACGGACTCGCAGCGCCGGATCTTCGAACACGCCTTCACCCAAGCCGGCCTTGACGCCAGGAACCGGATCATCATCGTCACGGATCCTGGTTCCCCGCTGGACAAGTCCGCCCGCGCGGCCGGCTACCGTGCCGTCTTCAACGCCGATCCGAACGTCGGTGGCCGCTACTCTGCCCTCACCGCGTTCGGGCTGGTGCCCTGTGGTCTTGCCGGCGTCGACATCCAGGCCTTCCTGGACGAGGCCGAGGAAGCCGCCGAGGTTCTCAACGATGACTCCGAGGAGAACATCGGACTCGCCCTCGGTACGGCGCTGGGCGGCACCCACCCGCTGCGCAACAAGATCGTCATCGCCGAGGACGGCTCGGGCATTGCCGGCTTCGCCGACTGGGCCGAACAGCTCATCGCCGAATCAACCGGGAAGCTCGGCACCGGTGTGTTGCCGGTCGTCGCCGGACCGGATTCGCCGGAAGCCACCGCAGGCGCTCCCGACGTGCTCGTGATCCGCCTCGTCGCCGCGGATGCTGGTATCGAACTCGGTGAGAACGAGGTGGCCATCGCGGGCGGGCTCCCCACCCAGATGATGGCCTGGGAGTTCGCCACCGCGGTGGCCGGCCGCCTGCTCGGCATCAACCCCTTCGACCAGCCCGATGTCGAGACCGCTAAGGTCGCGGCGCGCGGGCTGCTGGACGCCCAGCCGGAGCCGACCCCGGCGAACTATACGGA harbors:
- a CDS encoding glucose-6-phosphate isomerase; translation: MTTLSYDATGAARQAHEQHLPALLADKVATRIFAKDPTLWGPDAEAEASVRLGWVEAATVSQPLVADILTLRDALRSEGVHRIVLCGMGGSSLAPEVIAGTAGVELTVLDSTDPDQVAAALADRLTETAIVVSSKSGSTLETDSQRRIFEHAFTQAGLDARNRIIIVTDPGSPLDKSARAAGYRAVFNADPNVGGRYSALTAFGLVPCGLAGVDIQAFLDEAEEAAEVLNDDSEENIGLALGTALGGTHPLRNKIVIAEDGSGIAGFADWAEQLIAESTGKLGTGVLPVVAGPDSPEATAGAPDVLVIRLVAADAGIELGENEVAIAGGLPTQMMAWEFATAVAGRLLGINPFDQPDVETAKVAARGLLDAQPEPTPANYTDGAIEVRGGEWLGGAGTAAEAVSALLGELGPDGYLSVQAYFDRLAYASLEGVRDQLAARSGRPVTFGWGPRFLHSTGQFHKGGPAIGVFLQVTAAAGTDLAIPGLPFSFGELISAQAAGDAQVLSEHGRPVLRLHLTDRVSGVRQLQELVAALAGQAVSSTES